From Vicinamibacterales bacterium, the proteins below share one genomic window:
- a CDS encoding prolipoprotein diacylglyceryl transferase, translating into MLPVLFHIGSFEITSFGVMVALGALAGLWVFRRELARAGLPDAALDAAVYGLVGGLLGAKLLYVFEHVQESPFLSLLFDRGGMSWFGGFVGGLAAGYLTIRSRHWPLVPVLAAATPALAVGQMLGRVGCFLVGDDYGRPTSLPWGVAFPRGLPPTFDRVHPTQIYEALFLAVLAWALIRWRRRGVADRTVLGRYFVLAGAFRFLLEFVRVNVRVLGPLTVAHCFALLVVVFGLVVLRRTAPPVRH; encoded by the coding sequence ATGCTGCCCGTCCTCTTTCACATCGGCTCGTTCGAGATCACCAGTTTTGGCGTGATGGTCGCGCTGGGCGCGCTGGCGGGCCTCTGGGTCTTCCGCCGTGAACTGGCGCGCGCCGGCCTGCCCGACGCGGCGCTCGACGCGGCGGTCTACGGACTCGTCGGCGGACTGCTCGGCGCCAAGCTCCTCTACGTCTTCGAACACGTCCAGGAATCCCCGTTCCTGTCGCTGCTGTTCGACCGCGGCGGCATGAGCTGGTTCGGGGGGTTCGTCGGCGGCCTCGCGGCCGGCTACCTGACGATCCGTTCGCGGCACTGGCCGCTGGTGCCGGTGCTGGCCGCCGCCACGCCGGCCCTCGCCGTCGGCCAGATGCTCGGCCGCGTCGGCTGCTTCCTGGTCGGCGACGACTACGGCCGGCCGACGTCGCTCCCCTGGGGCGTGGCGTTTCCCCGCGGCCTGCCGCCGACATTCGATCGCGTGCACCCGACGCAGATCTACGAGGCGCTGTTTCTGGCGGTGCTCGCGTGGGCTCTGATCCGCTGGCGGCGCAGAGGCGTGGCCGACCGCACCGTGCTCGGACGCTACTTCGTTCTCGCCGGCGCGTTCCGGTTTCTCCTGGAGTTCGTGCGCGTGAACGTGCGCGTGCTCGGGCCGCTCACCGTGGCGCACTGCTTCGCGTTGCTCGTCGTGGTCTTCGGTCTGGTGGTGCTGCGGCGAACCGCCCCGCCGGTCCGTCACTGA